GGCACCCACGGAAGGATATGGAGCGGTGCTATGTTAAACCACGCACCTCGCTCACAAGTGTCGCGCGATTATGCCACTGGAAGAAATCGTCTCAACGTATatcgaaaagaagaaatagTGATAGGATAACATATTGCATAACCTATTTCATAACTTTCCTCATTCAATGTTAAGGCCGGATGAATCATAAGTTTATTTCGCTAAATGAGCGCATTGACTTGTGTCATTACCTATCTATTTGCAAAAAATCCGCTAACTAAGGCATGACGGGGCAGATTCGCACGAATGATATATCAACTCTACTGCTGGCCGAGCCCTCACTCGCTTGTCTACTTCCATAGGTCCAATatcgaaaaatattgttaaaaaatcaaactgatcaaatatatttttacaacttaAGTGACCTTGGAATTTTGTTTGAAGAGTTATTAgtgttagatttttttttttttaattaaattccttGTCCAACGTTCGTTGTCTTCGACGCCCGCGCATGGAgtgaaaatatgttaattaatatttaacactGCGCGAATCtggttttgtttgtttacgtGTGACGTCATGTCGTATGAAGAAACAGTGTCAGTATCAAGTTCTCTATGAAGGAGTTAAACTTGACCGTTCGAAATGTGGGACTGGGTGAGGAAAtactcatttaaaaaaatatttttaaaaaatccaaataaagttgatacaaaaaattttccataaatataatagtttacattttcaaatgtaGTTCACTAATACACTATTACAGATATTAAAACATGGTGATGTATGTACAAACCATggtgaaataaacaatttaaaatgttgatattttcattcctttttcaaaaaccatagataaactttttattcttttaaactttttatttttttgttctgtttcaccgcttgctCATAAAGTATCCCAATAACTTATAAGTAACAAATCGAACAGAGTGGTTAGTGTTGGTTTGCATTTAACCTCTCACcgtcgaatcgattcgaagtgagacacagcgaaccaatcacattgcagtgtggttgtcattgcgtcacaatggcacaATGTGATGTTCgcttatacaaaaaaaaatgttatgattgtgatcgagtgctgataggaatgaaaatgtatataattacaactacaaatatatttaacaggATCTGACACTACACAAGCGACCTGTCGTGAAGGAGAGGCGGCCGAACACACCCAGAATCATATACGTGGCGGGCGGGTACTTCCGGCACTCCATCGGGGTGTTCGAGGCGTTCAACCTGGACGACAACTGCTGGTCCACGCTGCCCCCCCTCACCGTACCTAGGTCGGGGCTGGGGGCGGCTTTTGTCAAGgtgatttatattaattgaattatttttatttagatgttTCGTCCCATTGCTAGGCATCTTCTTACAAAACGTTCTACCgaacacaaaatttatattcaaagcTTCGTAGGTCATTATTACGGCAATGTACTACGGTGTCACGCTCAGAAACCAAAAaagaaatctttaaattttgataaattttaaatgagtaTAATTTTACGCGCTGGCATCAACTCTTATTCATCATTACTATCTTTGCCTATCTACcaaggctgtgtgtcccttagtcgcctcgtacgacatccgcgGGAGGgaggaaccacacgccacatatcgtatatttttataactaatgTATTTCTTTGTCCAGGGTCTATTCTTCGCAGTAGGCGGTCGGAACACGTCCCCAGGGTCATCGTACGACAGCGACTGGGTAGATGTATACAACCCTGCGCTAGAGATGTGGCGCCCGTGCAGCCCCATGTCCACCCCCCGGCACAGGGTAAGACGCGTGTACTGTGTGAAAACACGCCTGCTTCGCATGTTTAACACGCGAGGCGTGTTATCTAAGAAATttcctagaaaaaaaaatatttaaactatgtTGCTCCATGTCTAACAGATGTGTAACAGATTTGGGCgatgtaaacattttgatttttactcTTATTTGCTATAAtataggaaaaatattatactggTTGACAGCTAAAGTTCACTAGTGcgtgcgactacttgccacgtATACGTCGGTAGGTGGTCGtcaaaagtcatgtcagatgcctttaggcggattgaataaaatctgacaccggtCTTAGTAATAACATACCTactcgaaaagaaaagaagaaaattaccTGAATTAACCACAAAGTGAtctagatttttgttttttgttgcGTCAATTTATTCCTCAGTAGGtttcactttaattttttttttaggtagGTGTAGCGGTAATGGACGGGTTGCTATATGCCGTCGGAGGCTCATCAGGCTCGGAGTATCATAAGACTGTAGAATGGTAAGTACTGAAGACTACAGGTATaggtacaaaataatgaattttgacttgaaatagaaaattatttatttagtgcaTAATaacttaacataaataattaacttgcTGTCAACAcgttgaaaaattattattagtagtaataataatagtaaagagtaacaaacacacatacatcctcacagaATTTCGCATTTCTAATAATTAGTAGAACAGGATTTAGATATCTAGGTGTTTTTCAGaacgtttcgaccgctgcggccgcgctgccattgtgatttttcaaattttaagaaaaacaagAATTACTTTCACTATCTCGTCTTTATAATCTGTACTGTGATAATCTCAATTTTacgaatgattgattttggaaatgattccttaaGCAAGagaattgacggatcgtaatgacagcccgAGATGATGTAATGTTTAAGACGggcgtctgtggatcgaaataTCCCacgttcgaatcctactcgtgccacatgagtttgtataccaatatcatgtatagtagttttcatcgaccaccacctgcttccggtgaaggaaaacatcgtgaggaaacctgcacacttgttgattattattaactcgtgggtgaaatggagaaggcaatggcaaaccactccatcaataatgccaagaaaggtgttgtgtgtgtttcattccacgtaatgaccaacgaccctcagctatgatgaatacgactatgaagaaatcGTCCATCTTTCGTCTCTTTCAGTTACGACCCCGAGCGCGACACGTGGACGATGGTAGCGTCAATGAAGTCGGCCCGCCTCGGCGTGGGCGTGGCCGTCGTCAACCGGCTACTGTACGCCGTCGGCGGACTAGACGGCGCCAGGAGAACTAACACGGTCGAGTGCTACCATCCGGAGAATAACTGTTGGACTGAAGTCACGCCTATGAATGTGGCTAGAAGCGGCGCTGGTAAGTTCTGCGTGTATGTTCTGACttctatattattgttttcatttacaaGGTACAATTTAGATTCTGGatgatgtttgtctgtctgtaaacaAAGTTGCAAGTTAATTTTGAACTTGCACTTGTTCTAAAGAGTTGAAGTTTCCCACgtcgattttttttacaagaatttTACCTTTTTTGACGAGATGCGGTTTCACCAATAATGTGatctgaggaaggtttgagtgtataatttactagcttttgcccgcggcttcgtacTTGtgaattttccgggatgaaaggtaccctatgtccttatctattcttcaaactacatgtatgcaaaatttcaagaacaaacttactttcgcatttataaaattagttaggatttagattttttttttcatcatggTTGTGAATTTctgtacattaatttaaatttaagtttgtgatatcaaataaacaatttttcttttctctttctttctttcaaatatCCAGGCGTGGCAGCATTAGGCCAGTACATCTACGTGGTGGGCGGCTACGACGGGTCCCAGCAGCTGTCGTCGGTGGAGCGCTACGACACGGAGCGCGGCGCGTGGGACTCCGCCCCCGCCATGCGCGTGGCGCGCTCGGCGCTGTCGCTCGCTGTGTTGGACAACAAGTTGTACAGCATGGGTGAGCTTTATTCTGCCCTATTTAAcgcaaattattttatttttatttagcatttttttaaaatgcacTCTAGCAGTGTGATCCAACTGTTAAAACGCCGGATGTGACccgaaaggttccaggttcgaatccttgTGTGTTAGCTTGTATAGCTATCTAACTTATTGTGGTTTTCGTCGAGTATCATTTGCTTACGGTGAAgagaaacatcgtgaggatcCTGCactgataatttatcattaatattgccaacaAAGTCgttttgtgtttcattccaagttgataatcaatgATCACGATCCTTAGCCCACTATAaggaaaatttgtattttagaataaaaatcacGCATGTCTATTTTTGGTGGTTACGCAGATTTTTGgtgttagtaaaattaaatacgtcAACTACTGTAAAACACGCCTGGCGTGTTATATGATCTGACAGCACCCATGGAGTGTTTCTATGACTTACGagttatatcaatatttaagctagtttttaataaatacattacctTTCTTTTTGAATTATCTTTGTATGTGGTACATTGTATTGAAGAAAGGGctacggtgaagtttgttgcgctgcttcttcacctgcgctcgTATAATCAGCAGTAgactttttttagtttaggtTTAAGTACATGTTTGATACAATCATGACGagattaataaagaattttgtttttttatttatttgaaaggcGGCTACGACGGCACACAATTCCTGGACATCGTGGAGGTGTACGACCCGGCGACTAACTCGTGGTCGGCGGGGACTCCGCTGACGTCCGCGCGCTCCGGACACGCGTCCGCCGTCTGCTACCAACACGTCTCCGTGACTGATGCGGAACCCGTGGCCGACACCGTCAGAAGGTAAAACTCCTTTAAATGATAATGAGAATTTtgatacaaaacaattttagacAAAAATGGAGCCTATGATGGAGGTATATGTGTTACAATAACTAGGTCTAAATGTTCAGTTTTGATAGCCCCTGAAACTTAGCCGAGAGGTAAAAAACAGCCGTGTATATAACAACAATATATTACGTAATGTATTCCTTATAGGTTTAATaagtttatgtatgtttgtttatctttatGGTGTGCATgcataatatatgaaatatttctttcttttcgttACTATATGTTATACAAATTTCCTAGGTTTAGCAGAAGGCATGCCCCGGCCACTCCCGGCCCCTCAGGCGTGGGCAACAACGCCACCGACGCGAACGACATTCCTATGGCTAACAACATCATCGGCACCCTGTCCAACAAGGGGTTATAGCACAGGCGTCAACCACGGTGAAGTGGGATGGGAATAATTCAGGGCGACGACTTTGAAAAAATGGCTACAACAATATTTGCGTGACTTTAAAACCTCAAGCCATGGGttgtataaaatcaaaatgtttcGACGTGAATATTGCGTTTTAACTGCGGCTTGTAATGTGAAGGAAAAACAAGTGTTTAGGCCCGTAGTGATTATATGTACAGGTATGTGCACGTTCAGAGTTGTAGTATGTCCTACCTTGTGTAAGTGTtaaaagtgcctgtgatgaaatattgtatattatacgCTGAATATGAAGCAATGTACTGTGATTAAAGTGACAAATTAGAAGGATCCGATGTAGATTTATGGtgccttatatattttaataacagtaACTTTTTTCAGTCATGTAAGTTTTGAGTGTTGTTAAGTTCATATTGGGCAAAAGTTtcactgtatatatatatattgaactTAACAACACTCAAAACTTACATGActgaaaatacaatattaaatattatatatatgtgtgaATCATACGCAACGGTGTTTGATAAGGCCGTTTTCATAATTCGCTCACTGCACAGAAACACGCCTAAAGTGTTACACGCAAGGCGTGTTTTCAAGAACCAATAACAAATATTGGCATTCATGTCATGGAGATCATATTGGTTAAAACTCCAGAACAATGAGAAATGTTTGTACAAACTTCAATTGCTTTgtatattgtttgtaaatgtatttacatagttttattaatttatatcgtGCCAAAATTGTGTGATTAGATCACTCtttctttgtaaaaaaaaaatattaataatttaaaataattaggcTCCGAAATTGCTGGCATCATATCAACAAATAGAAAAGAGCTGACAGTAGCCAAACGActgaacgcacattttccaaagTTAAGAACACACACAAGAAcagattaaattatctttcaaatcaatgaaaatagatcaaaatcagttcagccgtttgtttgctacgatgccacggatagacatacagatacactgACACGTAAAATTAGTTAACGTCACGatcttaaaattgtaataaatatatattaatgtaactTAAATATCCCGATTCTTTATACGTAAAAAGTTTGGATCTCTTCCATACAACTCAAAAACGGATAGCGTAATGTCTTTGTTTctgttatgaatattttaagtgTTTTTCCGTTGTTTCCTatacaaagtaagttcgagacttttttttatgaaatactaattcaacgatactatattatataacaaatacatatatataaataaacatccaagactcgggccaattagaaaaagatcattttgcatcacgacccgaccgaggatcgaacccgggacctctcggtgcagagcaagcactttaccactgcgccgccaCCGGGGTCGTCATATATTGCTTGCTGTAACTGTTACTGTATAATTGTTgctgttttattacatttaaaaatatatatttcattgacATTGTGTTATAATGTATCTACTgcattaaatatacaattttttttaccgtTATTATACCggtattattcataaaaaagatataatttaaactgaagtatgttttgtcactatcccACTTATCGTAAAGTGCCATTGACAAAATGAGACAAGACAATACTTTagctttttatgaataaaagctAGATTCAAAATGCTAACTCTGTCGAAggactatttttattgtaatttgatgGCTTTTATATAAAGCTGTTTTGgattgttaaatataatatacagtaCAGCTTGTCCATACAAAGGTGACAAAAAATGAGGGCGCTAAATTCTCCGTAGCTGTcacatttttgacgtaaaatactgaattatgatttttttttgttccactttaattaatttctactctTTATGGTCAAGCTGTATATTGATAGTCATTCTTACTTAATcagatataattatgtttataagtTTGTGGtttaattatagaaaatagCTGCTGGTTCAGctgtgatattaaaatattacttttaatgtGTCTTATTTATTCTGCAGATGTGTATTGTTCCGTCCTGTAGGCCAAGCAAATATATTAGTTATCGTTGTAGCGTCAATAAAAACCAGCCTTAAGTTTACAACAATAAGATTCATTTTCAAGTGATATGCCGCCAGGCTCTCCTTTTCCTGGCGGAATCGTAccactgaaaaatatatcttattgtAGTATACGGGTGTAGCAGGTTTTTATGTGCGCTTTTGGTATTCGTAGTAAATATACTCTAACGATAGCAATAATATTCGTGTTTGACCTTCTGATGTCATATCATAGGACCCATAATGACCAAATTTTATAGCAGTCTAGTGTTGGTCGATTGACCTTAGCCAGAAGTTCCATATATGTGTGATAACATAGACAttcctatatttttgttattagtcTGGTATTTCATTAGTAGAAAGGAACAAAGaatgtgaaatataaaagaacTATGGGATTtgtgtaaaacaaaatggttGTTATCCTGTTTCAAATAAGGCGTAAACTCCAcctagaatattttaataataatcgtaataaaatatgtttttatacgaTCAAATATGTACGTATTTTTCTTtactacatacattttgttttcattgtaTGACggtcttttatttatagcaaaaGTTTACACTTTATAATTCTGACTCTATTGCGCCCTATTGATGCACGAATGTACCCCGAATAAATTAACTCCTACTTGGCGCAGTCGTGAAGTGTTCAAGAGCAATGTATGCAATTAAAAGTtaagtaaattatgtttaatagTTGTAAGGAAAATAAAGACTGTTCTGGGAATactttgtgtattttatttaacaaaattgaatttcttttttttacaatacataGCTATGTACAGTTGTAAATTATGCGGCCCAGACTTGATTATTCACAGTAaggtagtttaattttatctatggtaatGCCTCTAGCACTGACCCCCGGGGTGACAATACAACATGACATTTGCCTTCGCCTTAAacgaaatgttattttttgtattttttggtAACTTGTAAAATTGGGCACATGGTGAGGAACAAAAGATATTAGCACTCTGTCCAGTTTCTCCTCGTATGTATTTCTTATATGAACAGAGCTAAAGATATAACGAAGACTTTTCTACAACTGAAAAAACTAggcagattttttattattattttcttacctTATTTGTTAGGAAGTTACGGTAGTAACACGGGATTTTCAAGTTTACCCTTCTAATTCGATATTGGAGTAGTAagggtaataaaaattaacggTATAACTACTGGTAGTTAGATTGGTAGTAACAAGGGCAACAAACGAACTAAATGGTATGTAAATGTGTgccgaaataaaataatttaaaaaagataggTCTGGGccaatattttacacaatatttttgtatttttataaaaactagatAAGTACACAAATTGTGCAacgattatataaaacaaatgatggTTTTGTATCTCCATTTgacaataatacaaaataaatgaaatttcatgAATCTGTTTTCACGCCAAATGTAGCATCTATcctaaaaaaatgaaattattatatttagtaggtTCTCCTCAATAAATCAACTACCAAAAGGGGGAGTCCATGTATGTTACATTAAGACGAATTTTATCTTTCGCCACCATTACACAAAACTATTTCTTGCTCTCATTTCCGCAAAGCAAATAGGATCGAACACGGAACCAAAGTGAAGTCCTGCATAATTGCAACTATAACatgtaatatacttaatttatttgtacagtcTAAAATTAGTACCAATCAGGTACAGATGACAATGATAATTCCTTATAGAAAATCTAtaacacataattatataatacaaattttaattaactacaGTCGCAAGACGTTCAGGAATCTTATAACAAATCAGTTCAAGTCTTAGAAGGGGtagctttttttaaaactctTCTTCTCCGTTTCACGAAAATCCGTACGTCTGGTGCTTCCGTGTCATTGTTAACAGAATGGTCATTGGAAGTGTTATTGACATCAGGGGTTTTACAAACTATATCTTGCAAGTTGACATTTTGCGAATTCTGCAAAACTTCCTTCGCGGGTGTCGACGTCGCTAGAGCGTGGATGTGAACGGAACTCATTGGATTGACGTCTGTCGCTCGACTATCTATATTAGGCGTCACAGGTTGGACCAAAA
This sequence is a window from Plodia interpunctella isolate USDA-ARS_2022_Savannah chromosome 6, ilPloInte3.2, whole genome shotgun sequence. Protein-coding genes within it:
- the Keap1 gene encoding kelch-like ECH-associated protein 1B isoform X1 translates to MRLDTLLNRNGENMETDDDLSGNLLDELPSVSDAMLDGAVGYSANDIGDMTFCMGNYIGDFMKMLFTMRSHQMLTDVVLEVGNELFHAHKVVLAAGSPYFKAMFTSGLKECEMSRVRLQGVCPSAMAWLVYFMYTGKVRITEVTVCQLLPAATMFQISNVIEACCAFLERQLDPSNAIGIANFAEQHGCAELKQKANNFIERHFTQVCQEEEFLQLTAPELINLVRKDELNVGEEREVYNAVISWVKYDEDRRHSRMEHILKAVRCQYLTPNFLKEQMSTCSVLEKAPACREYLAKIFKDLTLHKRPVVKERRPNTPRIIYVAGGYFRHSIGVFEAFNLDDNCWSTLPPLTVPRSGLGAAFVKGLFFAVGGRNTSPGSSYDSDWVDVYNPALEMWRPCSPMSTPRHRVGVAVMDGLLYAVGGSSGSEYHKTVECYDPERDTWTMVASMKSARLGVGVAVVNRLLYAVGGLDGARRTNTVECYHPENNCWTEVTPMNVARSGAGVAALGQYIYVVGGYDGSQQLSSVERYDTERGAWDSAPAMRVARSALSLAVLDNKLYSMGGYDGTQFLDIVEVYDPATNSWSAGTPLTSARSGHASAVCYQHVSVTDAEPVADTVRRFSRRHAPATPGPSGVGNNATDANDIPMANNIIGTLSNKGL
- the Keap1 gene encoding kelch-like ECH-associated protein 1B isoform X2 — protein: METDDDLSGNLLDELPSVSDAMLDGAVGYSANDIGDMTFCMGNYIGDFMKMLFTMRSHQMLTDVVLEVGNELFHAHKVVLAAGSPYFKAMFTSGLKECEMSRVRLQGVCPSAMAWLVYFMYTGKVRITEVTVCQLLPAATMFQISNVIEACCAFLERQLDPSNAIGIANFAEQHGCAELKQKANNFIERHFTQVCQEEEFLQLTAPELINLVRKDELNVGEEREVYNAVISWVKYDEDRRHSRMEHILKAVRCQYLTPNFLKEQMSTCSVLEKAPACREYLAKIFKDLTLHKRPVVKERRPNTPRIIYVAGGYFRHSIGVFEAFNLDDNCWSTLPPLTVPRSGLGAAFVKGLFFAVGGRNTSPGSSYDSDWVDVYNPALEMWRPCSPMSTPRHRVGVAVMDGLLYAVGGSSGSEYHKTVECYDPERDTWTMVASMKSARLGVGVAVVNRLLYAVGGLDGARRTNTVECYHPENNCWTEVTPMNVARSGAGVAALGQYIYVVGGYDGSQQLSSVERYDTERGAWDSAPAMRVARSALSLAVLDNKLYSMGGYDGTQFLDIVEVYDPATNSWSAGTPLTSARSGHASAVCYQHVSVTDAEPVADTVRRFSRRHAPATPGPSGVGNNATDANDIPMANNIIGTLSNKGL